The Colletotrichum higginsianum IMI 349063 chromosome 2, whole genome shotgun sequence genome has a segment encoding these proteins:
- a CDS encoding Tat pathway signal sequence → MASSKEMQQTTRPLTQHRPSLSTAPSSGLTTRQSHSRTNSHSILGGALNANHRVTRRKSMTNTAANAAAMAAAIKEIGGDNVTPIAVSSRRNTASKSAAARAAIVGSLPSPPASLPTQKFHLDGKTDIHESAIEDDPNNGSADEGENNAQKARIRRASDGQPLIKEGSRKFNRVELKCETCGKGYKHSSCLTKHLWEHTPEWSLTSKLLISKHQQVQLLEAASVLLTMNHGKEDADVTTPPDSAKDFPSDQEESASPAASGYSDERHSSADTTPPPQLEGFASSDRAFSKRFGSGSGFGRSYQSAVSTNPLVTGSMPHRSGFSSHFRQTSQDQRPPSSGRNATGQEDRDLAAAVELLSCSFNSNSGRTVQLPADAPPVPPLPAQYLDQAASFSSAAGFSAGFSAGFLNSFPSRQPESFTRGELRNADVKMEDSDSVMDDDDFDRRSRSRSDEDDDGVFGRMEE, encoded by the exons ATGGCCTCTTCAAAG gaaATGCAGCAGACCACAAGGCCATTGACCCAACACCGTCCCTCCCTCTCGACTGCCCCCTCTTCCGGACTTACCACACGACAATCCCACTCGCGGACCAACTCCCACTCCATTCTCGGCGGCGCTCTCAATGCCAACCACCGCGTCACACGCCGCAAGTCCATGACCAACACGGCCGCGAACGcagccgccatggccgccgcaaTCAAGGAAATCGGCGGCGACAATGTCACGCCTATAGCCGTCAGCTCTCGCCGTAACACGGCGTCAAAGAGCGCTGCCGCCCGCGCTGCAATCGTTGGAAGCCTGCCTTCCCCTCCGGCGAGTCTGCCGACGCAGAAGTTCCATTTGGACGGGAAGACGGACATCCACGAGAGCGCCATTGAAGACGATCCGAACAACGGGTCGGCGGACGAAGGCGAGAACAATGCTCAGAAGGCTCGCATCCGTCGCGCTAGCGACGGACAGCCCCTCATCAAGGAGGGCAGCCGGAAGTTCAACCGCGTTGAGCTCAAGTGCGAGACGTGCGGAAAGGGTTACAAGCACAGCAGTTGCCTGACCAAGCATTT GTGGGAACACACTCCCGAGTGGTCATTGACGTCCAAGCTGCTTATCTCCAAGCACCAACAAGTCCAGCTCTTGGAAGCTGCCTCGGTCCTGTTGACAATGAACCATGGCAAGGAGGATGCGGACGTGACCACGCCCCCGGATTCTGCCAAGGACTTCCCCAGTGACCAAGAAGAGTCGGCCTCTCCTGCCGCCTCTGGATACTCGGACGAGAGACACAGCTCTGCCGACACCACCCCGCCGCCCCAATTGGAAGGTTTCGCGTCGTCGGATCGTGCGTTCTCGAAGCGGTTCGGGTCTGGAAGCGGATTCGGTCGTTCATATCAATCGGCGGTGTCCACCAATCCTCTTGTGACAGGCAGCATGCCTCACAGATCTGGATTCTCATCACACTTTCGTCAGACGAGCCAAGACCAACGGCCACCGTCGTCCGGGAGGAATGCCACCGGGCAAGAAGATCGTGATCTGGCGGCGGCAGTCGAGCTTCTCAGCTGCAGCTTCAATAGCAACAGCGGCCGGACCGTACAACTCCCAGCCGACGCCCCTCCCGTGCCTCCGCTACCTGCGCAGTATCTCGACCAGGCGGCATCTTTCTCGAGCGCAGCAGGGTTCAGCGCCGGCTTCAGCGCCGGTTTCCTCAACAGCTTCCCCAGCAGACAGCCAGAGAGCTTCACACGTGGCGAGCTCCGCAACGCCGATGTCAAGATGGAAGACAGCGACAGCgtgatggacgacgacgactttgaCCGTCGATCGCGATCTCGgagcgacgaagacgacgacggcgtcttcgGACGGATGGAAGAGTAG
- a CDS encoding PHD-finger domain-containing protein, with translation MAATDDLADAMDVEVSPKNKTSSVEHDIHQSLGAISNSVESLEMRADPDAQATVTDFLDFTEYLPSDMMRSLTLIGKLDQTYGEASLNVHNLTSTWGKLPSIPAEERPSAVQLRADISDGLSHAVSSRVYAHAEAVRMSENVNRHYNRAKTILAKLKEMLENYPAEEQKSPVATSKSPQIVRAPRVMRNGDGERMRRPRIPRITVPGEVLPPYDQFLAYSDDSDESSEEEDDESLGRTPARSTPAPRIKVVKTPKARPPKTPKAASSVRAPKSTANPPAAAVPAVVLQPPPENAVIGSPDAPWLQLTPWELARLRKRMKKNATWNPSDTMILRELKTLGRGIDAYKEAKKKAEDEGRVFDQVPPALAPDAETGNRQIPEGAISAAALASDDIQLSNRGMKLNEAKKLKRESLAKQAAEEAEESARQFREAARLLMSHEAPSSASVSNNGADQPKPANKPSHKAKPKANGSKRKRDSVPEAEAEKPEPVETPSARPTAKRTKTETPVPLPHLRANLGSQPLTETPIPPPVLTPGGTAVTPKMTTPAPASIAGQDPAVMVAAKPANTTAPVSSPTSPAGPPASVTGAGPANIGTKLTADLVVHAPVLSPKKSTTPILPPVREPVSRRETRADMAKKTQQHAETPAPTPQSQGPQTRSSSAAPSIKQSSSRAATPGTTPVPDGQRRPSSRGKATSQEPQPSLVTERPRRASTARNTPAPEQRQPSKRTRKPVPGIVSKTNSGGSSAVGKRKAPPKKKRAQKKEKGQPVEIELEEDDEGNPIDPNEPRYCDCNRVSFAEMIACDNEYCDKEWFHLEFWNVVNEVGKERSLAQWAADHLKEQGRPLRIAVDEAHWRFKNVTDAKEAEIQKSCPGSHPREKAILQRSLPLLRLGIQLIFVFDGEERPETKNGVKRHRQYEATTALLKDTLDHFLVPWHQAPGEAEAECVMLQQKGLVDAVWSEDGDSFMFGCTLLIKDLRDGKNQKFKEQCQVFDMRDIRRIGLFNKKSITLFAMLTGCDYALAGLIGCGQSLARQLIKNGGLVEGFWRIQTESDAAAWRGRLEEAIAGITSSSNLTFNKEASNIRRFPDLKALKHCREPVVSEAEALDRLPCLQGEWYGTHTANSLVASMPWIQAHYFSRMTTIWLVEQFIPMTVNQRLLRNDPGARDLVAKITQKRKDGPTTCVEFDPCQVFPGIEDAIIVTEGIHLLNRRGQRDMDRGGQVIKNTKFDILDAILCRGLSETEFQRWRKEPKTPPPNKLHPVHPPAASQLQQTFHSSKASFTNSPFSAALYGIADYSMSFEPTPGSDTTSGPQYLMKEQQKMHDDIQSNKKQTLVKNARGTDLQELSAESVVYLWAGQVVRSNPTTKQIGSPTGPDDLQRKRPPKLDAGRSTVHTANDTKTRLLSLGLDKTYSLDDDDDDDDDERRETPHDGSKKRKLQDPRAAQPRQQVPGTQGRQVLREMELDSSQDSVWSVSIRTKGGGRSKPAAEEPIPGDAAEPHADGRGKGTADDPFEIL, from the exons ATGGCCGCCACCGACGACCTCGCAGACGCCATGGACGTCGAGGTGTCGCCCAAAAACAAGACGTCGTCGGTCGAACACGACATCCATCAGTCGCTCGGCGCCATCAGCAACTCTGTCGAATCGCTCGAGATGCGCGCCGACCCAGATGCCCAGGCAACCGTCACCGACTTTCTTGATTTCACCGAATACCTGCCCTCCGATATGATGCGATCACTGACCCTGATCGGCAAACTCGACCAGACGTACGGAGAAGCATCCCTCAACGTGCACAACCTTACCTCCACCTGGGGCAAgctcccctccatccccgcCGAAGAGCGCCCGTCCGCTGTACAGTTACGCGCCGACATCTCGGATGGTCTCAGTCATGCCGTCAGCTCGAGGGTCTACGCCCACGCCGAGGCGGTCCGCATGTCGGAGAACGTGAACCGCCACTACAATCGCGCAAAGACGATACTGGCGAAACTGAAGGAGATGCTGGAGAATTATCCGGCCGAGGAACAGAAGAGCCCCGTGGCCACTTCCAAGTCTCCCCAGATTGtcagggcgccgagggtgATGCGCAACGGGGACGGAGAAAGGATGCGCCGACCACGCATACCCAGGATCACCGTCCCTGGCGAAGTGCTGCCGCCCTACGACCAGTTCTTGGCGTACTCggacgacagcgacgagagctcggaagaggaagacgacgagtCGCTTGGACGCACACCGGCCcggtcgacgccggcccccCGAATCAAAGTCGTCAAGACGCCCAAAGCTCGACCGCCCAAGACTCCGAAGGCTGCATCATCAGTGCGCGCCCCCAAATCGACCGCGAATCCTCCCGCGGCGGCCGTTCCTGCTGTTGTACTGCAGCCTCCGCCAGAGAACGCCGTCATAGGAAGCCCCGATGCTCCCTGGCTCCAGCTGACGCCGTGGGAGCTGGCGAGGTTGAGGAAACGCATGAAGAAGAACGCAACTTGGAACCCCAGTGACACGATGATTTTGCGAGAATTGAAGACGCTCGGCCGTGGAATAGACGCCTACAAGGAGGCCAAaaagaaggccgaggacgagggtaGAGTGTTTGATCAAGTGCCCCCGGCGCTAGCCCCTGACGCCGAGACCGGCAATAGACAGATCCCCGAAGGCGCCATcagcgccgccgctctcgcaTCGGACGATATCCAGCTAAGCAACAGGGGTATGAAGCTgaacgaggccaagaagctcaagcgGGAGTCGTTGGCCAAGCAAGCCGCCGAAGAGGCAGAAGAATCAGCCCGGCAGTTTAGGGAAGCTGCGAGGCTTCTGATGTCCCATGaagcgccgtcgtcggcgtcggtaTCAAACAACGGTGCGGACCAGCCGAAACCCGCAAATAAGCCGAGTCACAAAGCTAAGCCCAAGGCGAACGGCAGCAAACGCAAGAGAGACTCAGTTCCGGAGGCtgaggccgagaagcccgagCCAGTCGAGACACCGTCGGCTCGACCCACTGCAAAGCGCACCAAAACGGAGACTCCGGTCCCGCTGCCTCACCTAAGAGCCAACCTCGGCTCGCAGCCCTTGACCGAGACTCCCATACCGCCTCCTGTCCTTACTCCGGGCGGCACCGCGGTTACGCCTAAGATGACAACACCCGCACCAGCCTCGATCGCCGGACAGGATCCTGCAGTGATGGTGGCTGCGAAGCCGGCAAATACAACCGCGCCGGTGTCGTCTCCAACGAGTCCAGCCGGACCGCCTGCTTCCGTTACGGGCGCGGGACCGGCCAACATCGGAACGAAATTGACAGCGGACCTGGTCGTGCACGCACCGGTACTGTCGCCCAAGAAGTCAACCACGCCGATTCTTCCCCCGGTACGCGAGCCTGTGTCCAGGAGAGAGACCAGGGCCGACATGGCAAAGAAGACTCAACAGCATGCGGAAACCCCGGCTCCGACGCCACAGTCGCAGGGACCGCAAACGCGATCGTCTTCCGCGGCCCCTTCCATCAAGCAGTCAAGCTCTCGTGCGGCGACGCCAGGCACAACACCGGTGCCGGATGGCCAGCGACGTCCCAGCTCCAGAGGAAAAGCTACGAGTCAAGAGCCGCAGCCCTCGCTGGTCACTGAACGACCACGTCGCGCTAGTACCGCGAGGAACACGCCAGCGCCAGAGCAGAGACAGCCGAGCAAGAGGACTAGAAAGCCCGTGCCCGGTATTGTCAGCAAGACGAACTCCGGGGGCAGCAGTGCTGTAGGCAAGCGTAAGGcgccgcccaagaagaagcgcgcccagaagaaggaaaagggcCAGCCGGTCGAGAtcgagctggaggaggacgacgagggcaacCCAATCGACCCCAATGAGCCGCGGTACTGTGACTGCAACAGGGTCAGCTTTGCCGAGATGATTGCGTGCGACAATGAA TACTGCGATAAGGAGTGGTTCCATCTAGA GTTCTGGAACGTCGTCAATGAGGTGGGCAAGGAGAGGTCGCTGGCCCAATGGGCCGCGGACCACCTCAAAGAGCAAGGCCGGCCCCTGCGTATAGCCGTTGACGAGGCCCATTGGAGGTTCAAGAATGTTACCGATGCCAAGGAGGCTGAAATCCAAAAGA GCTGCCCCGGTTCCCACCCTCGGGAGAAAGCCATCCTTCAGCGCAGCCTACCGCTCCTGCGTCTGGGCATCCAGCTAATATTTGTGTTCGATGGCGAAGAGCGACCGGAGACGAAGAACGGAGTCAAGAGGCACCGCCAATACGAGGCAACCACTGCGCTCCTCAAAGACACATTGGATCATTTCCTCGTGCCGTGGCACCAAGCCCCCGGGGAGGCTGAGGCCGAGTGTGTAATGCTGCAGCAGAAGGGTCTCGTGGATGCCGTTTGGTCTGAAGACGGCGACTCATTCATGTTCGGCTGCACCCTCCTCATCAAGGACCTGCGAGACGGTAAAAATCAAAAATTCAAAGAGCAGTGCCAAGTGTTCGACATGAGGGACATCCGAAGGATAGGGCTCTTTAACAAAAAGAGCATCACACTCTTTGCAATGCTAACTGGGTGTGACTACGCTCTCGCCGGTCTCATTGGCTGTGGTCAGTCCTTGGCCCGACAGCTGATCAAGAACGGGGGTCTCGTCGAGGGGTTCTGGCGGATTCAAACCGAGTCCGACGCGGCTGCTTGGCGAGGGCGTCTCGAGGAGGCGATAGCTGGTATAACCTCAAGCTCAAACTTGACTTTCAACAAGGAGGCTTCCAACATCAGACGCTTCCCTGACCTCAAAGCCTTGAAGCATTGTCGGGAACCGGTCGTATCCGAAGCGGAAGCTCTTGATCGTCTCCCGTGTTTGCAGGGCGAGTGGTACGGGACGCACACGGCGAATAGCTTGGTTGCCTCGATGCCGTGGATACAGGCACACTATTTCTCGCGCATGACCACCATTTGGTTGGTGGAGCAGTTCATACCCATGACGGTCAACCAGAGGTTATTGAGGAATGACCCTGGAGCACGCGATCTCGTGGCAAAGATTACGCAGAAGCGGAAGGACGGGCCAACCACCTGCGTGGAATTCGACCCATGCCAAGTGTTTCCTGGTATCGAGGATGCTATCATCGTCACGGAGGGAATACACCTTCTCAATCGACGGGGCCAGCGTGATATGGACCGGGGGGGACAGGTGATCAAGAATACAAAATTCGACATTCTCGATGCGATCCTCTGTCGGGGACTGTCCGAGACAGAGTTTCAACGTTGGCGAAAGGAGCCCAAGACGCCTCCGCCCAATAAGTTGCATCCCGTTCATCCGCCCGCAGCCTCGCAACTTCAGCAGACGTTCCACAGCAGCAAGGCTTCCTTCACGAATAGTCCCTTTTCGGCTGCTCTTTACGGGATCGCAGACTATTCCATGTCGTTCGAACCAACCCCAGGGAGTGACACGACCAGCGGACCACAGTATCTCATGAAAGAGCAGCAGAAAATGCACGACGACATCCAGTCGAACAAAAAGCAGACCCTCGTCAAAAATGCTCGTGGGA CCGACTTGCAAGAACTGAGCGCCGAGTCAGTGGTATATCTCTGGGCTGGGCAGGTCGTCCGATCAAACCCGACGACAAAACAAATCGGATCACCGACCGGCCCCGATGACCTTCAGAGAAAGCGGCCGCCGAAACTTGATGCAGGTCGAAGTACGGTCCATACCGCCAACGATACCAAAACGAGACTCCTCAGCCTCGGACTAGACAAAACTTACAGTCtagacgacgacgatgatgacgacgacgatgagagAAGGGAGACTCCACACGATGGCAGCAAGAAGAGAAAGTTGCAAGACCCCCGGGCAGCACAGCCGCGGCAGCAGGTGCCCGGGACTCAAGGGAGGCAGGTGCTTCGCGAGATGGAGCTTGACTCGTCCCAGGATTCCGTGTGGAGCGTGTCCATCAGGACGAAGGGGGGCGGACGGAGCAAGCCCGCTGCGGAGGAGCCCATACcgggcgatgccgccgagccGCATGCGGATGGCCGTGGTAAGGGTACAGCTGACGACCCTTTCGAGATATTGTAG
- a CDS encoding Fungal specific transcription factor, with translation MNRFAATEGIEPHDSYSRTEPFAAGETAIGRDLRLRIRDFYRTSDNRDLDERWLGFYTPGARVKIGPQAAEGHEDIRRLRTAMWSPVSARKHWITRAVGSATKKGVHVMLKGGVRRKGLDGGEGVFSWAGSAEWVRQDDGEWRMDAYRVWLDPWTAIEGELPTVSQF, from the exons ATGAACCGCTTCGCAGCCACGGAGGGCATCGAGCCGCACGATAGCTACTCCCGGACGGAGCCGTtcgcggccggcgagacgGCCATCGGGCGGGACCTGCGGCTGCGGATACGGGACTTTTATCGGACCAGCGACAAccgcgacctcgacgagcgcTGGCTGGGCTTCTACACGCCCGGCGCGAGGGTCAAGATCGGGCcgcaggcggccgaggggcaCGAGG ACATCCGGCGGCTGCGGACGGCGATGTGGAGCCCCGTCTCGGCGAGGAAGCACTGGATCACGAGGGCCGTCGGGTCGGCTACCAAGAAGGGGGTGCACGTCATGCTGAAGGGGGGAGTACGGCGCAAGGGGCTGGACGGGGGCGAGGGCGTCTTCAGCTGGGCCGGCAGCGCGGAGTGGGTGAGGCAGGATGACGGGGAGTGGCGGATGGATGCATATCGAGTCTGGCTCGACCCGTGGACCGCGATCGAGGGCGAGCTGCCTACCGTGTCGCAGTTTTGA
- a CDS encoding Dolichol phosphate-mannose biosynthesis regulatory protein, whose amino-acid sequence MSGTLVGFAMLVAASVIFTYYSIWTLLMPFVDEGHPLQNFFPPRVWAIRIPVILILLGSAVVGSFLGTVMIRSNRKKAAKAKAAAKKKA is encoded by the exons ATG AGCGGAACtctcgtcggcttcgccaTGCTCGTGGCTGCCTCTGTGATCTTCACATACTACTCCATCTGGACCCTGCTCATG CCCTTTGTCGACGAAGGTCACCCTCTCCAGAACTTCTTTCCTCCTCGCGTCTGGGCTATCCGCATCCCCGTCATCCTTATTCTCCTCggctccgccgtcgtcggctcctTTCTCGGCACCGTCATGATCCGGAGCAAcaggaagaaggccgccaaggccaaggccgccgcgaagaagaaggcgtaA
- a CDS encoding MIF4G domain-containing protein, which produces MASADVGSPRLERRERDGDLEGDRDAGDRPHHRDSERPRNRDSDRDRDRNRDRDRDRTDSYRPARKEQRRPTPPVKTEEEKQAIAKAEYEKLLSMRSGGTYIPPARLRALQSQITDKSSKEYQRLMWEALKKSINGLINKVNYSNIKHIVPELFGENLIKGRGLFCRSIMKAQAASLPFTPVFAAMAAIVNTKLPAVGELLVKRLIISFRKGFKRSDKAVCVSSTTFLAHLINHQVAHERLAGQMLLLLLHKPTDDSVEIAVNFMREVGQHLQDMQPAIALAVWDQLRNVLHEADIDKRVQYMIEVLFQVRKDSFKDNPPIKEELDLVEEEDQITHMVDLDGEIDVQDSLNIFKYDPQWEEHEEAYKKLKAEILGEGSDYDDDDEDDDDESDEEEENEEEKAMEIKDQSNTDLVNLRRTIYLTVMSSIDPEEAVHKLLRVNLPAGQEPELPSMIVEICSQEKTFSKFHGLIGERFAKLNRLWTGLFEESFADYYSKIHRYETNRLRNIARFFAHLLASDAIGWHVLSVIHLNEDETTSSSRIFIKILFQDIAEELGMAKLQARMKDDILQPSFEGLFPRDNARNIRFSINYFTSIGMGALTEASREYLQNMPKPALPAPPAADSDSDSVSSYSSYTGSSYSRSRSRSRTPRRAIDRKHSESRSPSPRGRGRSYSRGRSSTRSRSYSRSVTPPKRGVRRDDSYSASPPRRRGRSVSYSRSPSPARNGPRDRSLSVTPPPPRRTARRSSPSISRSPSPRRGRSASYSASPPPARGSARGRSPRPDPRRAARRNSSSVSSAPRKRARYDSRSPSRASSYDSRSRSPVDRRGPRDRSRSPAPRARTAPSVSPSPPPPRAGGARRGDSVSRSPSPPPARKPLKRGSPDDRGRDSRSPVGVKRRRHSDSVSRSRSPPPSKKGRR; this is translated from the coding sequence ATGGCATCGGCAGACGTTGGCTCTCCGCgcctcgagcgccgcgaACGCGATGGCGATCTGGAAGGCGaccgcgacgccggcgaccgTCCTCACCACCGCGACAGCGAGCGCCCCCGCAACCGAGACAGcgacagagacagagaccGCAATCGCGATCGCGATCGTGATCGCACCGACAGCTACCGGCCGGCCCGCAAAGAACAACGCcgcccgacgccgcccgtcaagacggaggaggagaagcaggccATCGCAAAGGCCGAGTACGAGAAGCTGCTGTCCATGCGGTCCGGAGGCACATACATCCCGCCCGCCCGGCTGAGGGCGCTGCAGTCCCAGATCACGGACAAGAGCTCCAAGGAGTATCAGAGGCTGATGTGGGAGGCCCTGAAGAAGAGCATCAACGGTCTGATCAACAAGGTCAACTACTCCAACATCAAGCACATCGTCCCCGAGCTGTTTGGCGAGAACCTGATCAAGGGCCGCGGCCTGTTCTGTCGCTCCATCATGAAGGCACAAGCCGCCTCTCTGCCCTTCACtcccgtcttcgccgccatggccgccatcgtcaacacGAAACTGcctgccgtcggcgagctccttGTCAAGCGCCTCATCATATCCTTCCGCAAGGGCTTCAAGCGCAGCGACAAGGCCGTCTGCGTCTCGTCCACCACCTTCCTGGCCCATCTCATCAATCACCAGGTCGCCCACGAACGCCTTGCCGGCCAGatgctccttctcctcctccacaaGCCGACCGACGACAGCGTCGAGATTGCTGTCAACTTCATGCGCGAGGTTGGCCAGCATCTGCAGGACATGCAGCCCGCTATCGCCTTGGCTGTCTGGGACCAGCTGAGGAACGTGTTGCAcgaggccgacatcgacAAGCGCGTGCAGTACATGATCGAGGTCCTCTTCCAGGTCCGGAAGGACAGCTTCAAGGACAACCCACccatcaaggaggagctggacttggtggaagaggaggaccAAATCACACACatggtcgacctcgacggagAGATCGACGTGCAGGACAGCCTCAATATCTTCAAGTACGACCCTCAATGGGAGGAGCATGAGGAGGCATACAAGAAGCTGAAGGCGGAAATCCTGGGAGAGGGCAgcgactacgacgacgatgacgaagacgacgacgacgagagcgacgaagaggaggagaacgaggaggagaaggcgatgGAGATCAAGGACCAGTCCAACACCGATCTGGTCAACCTGCGACGCACCATCTACCTGACAGTCATGTCGTCCATCGACCCCGAGGAAGCCGTACACAAGCTCCTGCGAGTCAACCTCCCTGCCGGACAGGAACCAGAACTTCCGTCGATGATTGTCGAGATCTGCTCTCAGGAGAAGACCTTTTCCAAGTTCCACGGCCTGATTGGCGAGCGCTTCGCCAAGTTGAACCGGCTGTGGACCGGCCTCTTTGAGGAGTCGTTCGCCGACTACTACAGTAAGATCCATCGCTACGAGACGAATAGGCTTCGCAATATTGCGCGCTTCTTCGCGCACCTGCTCGCGAGCGACGCCATCGGCTGGCATGTTCTGTCCGTCATCCACCTgaacgaggacgagacgACCAGCAGTTCCAGAATCTTCATCAAGATCCTCTTCCAGGACAttgccgaggagctcggcatGGCAAAGCTCCAGGCCCGGATGAAGGACGATATCCTGCAGCCGAGCTTCGAGGGCCTGTTCCCTCGCGACAACGCGCGAAACATCCGGTTCTCCATCAACTACTTCACCAGCATCGGCATGGGCGCTCTCACGGAGGCTTCCAGAGAGTACCTCCAGAACATGCCCAAGCCGGCTCTGCCCGCGCCGCCAGCTGCCGATTCCGACTCGGACTCGGTGTCCAGCTACTCCTCCTACACTGGCTCGTCGTACTCTCGCTCGCGGTCAAGATCGCGCACGCCCCGCCGTGCCATCGACCGCAAACATTCCGAGTCCAGGTCGCCTTCTCCCCGCGGGAGAGGACGCTCCTACAGCCGAGGCCGCAGCTCTACCCGATCGCGATCCTACAGCCGCTCGGTCACACCTCCTAAAAGGGGGGTCCGCCGCGACGACTCCTACTCTGCCAGCCCGCCGAGAAGGCGCGGCCGCTCAGTCAGCTATTCTAGGTCTCCCTCTCCGGCCCGAAATGGCCCGAGGGATCGCAGTCTTAGcgtgacgccgccgccgcctcgaagGACCGCCCGGAGAAGCAGCCCGTCCATCAGCAGGTCTCCGTCCCCGCGAAGAGGGCGTTCCGCCTCCTACTCGGCCAGCCCCCCGCCCGCCCGAGGCTCGGCCCGCGGTCGCAGCCCCAGACCAGACCCTCGCCGCGCAGCCCGGCGGAACAGTTCGTCGGTGAGCAGTGCGCCGCGGAAACGCGCCCGCTACGACAGTCGCTCGCCGAGCCGTGCGTCGTCATACGACTCGCGGTCCCGCTCTcccgtcgaccgccgcgGGCCTAGAGACAGAAGCCGCTCGCCTGCGCCGCGGGCCCGCACCGCCCCCAGCGtctcaccgtcgccgccgccgccgagggcagGGGGtgcccgccgcggcgactcggtgtcgaggtcgccgagccCTCCTCCCGCGAGGAAGCCGCTCAAGAGGGGCTCGCCCGACGATCGGGGCAGAGACTCGAGGAGTCCCGTCGGTGTGAAAAGGAGGAGGCACAGCGACTCTGTATCCCGTTCGCggagcccgccgccgtccaagAAGGGGCGGAGGTGA
- a CDS encoding Ribosomal protein L24e encodes MRIETCYFCSRPAYPSKGITFVRNDAKVFRFCRSKCHKNFKMKRNPRKLKWTKAYRASAHKEMTVDSTLQFGARRNVPVRYDRDLVAKTLKAMERVSEIRSRRERIFYKKRMQGKREREIAAARKLVAENEHLLPRLRGSEKKRLAAEGATEDEIAALEAEGRVLAAKGNRAGKVFGKEKIRQRVTVDGDVIEEREGVLQEGDGEWDDDDDAEDDDEEEDGDVDMED; translated from the exons ATGAG AATCGAGACGTGCTACTTTTGCAGTCGCCCTGCCTACCCGAGCAAGGGCATCACCTTCGTCCGTAACGATGCCAAGGTCTTTCGCTTCTGCCGCAGCAAGTGCCACAAGAAC TTCAAGATGAAGCGTAACCCCCGCAAGCTCAAGTGGACAAAGGCGTATCGCGCCTCGGCGCACAAAGAGATGACGGTCGACAGCACGCTCCAGTTCGGCGCGCGGCGCAACGTGCCCGTGCGGTACGAccgcgacctcgtcgccaagACGCTCAAGGCCATGGAGCGCGTGTCCGAGATCCGGTCCCGCCGCGAGCGCATCTTCTACAAGAAGCGCATGCAGGGCAAGCGCGAGcgcgagatcgccgccgcccgcaagctcgtcgccgagaacGAGCACCTGCTGCCGCGCCTGCGCGGCtccgagaagaagagactcgctgccgagggcgccaccgaggacgagatcgccgccctcgaggccgagggccgcgTGCTCGCCGCTAAGGGCAACCGTGCCGGCAAGGTCTTTGGAAAGGAGAAGATTCGCCAGCGCGTCACGGTCGACGGAGACGTCATCGAGGAGCGCGAGGGCGTCCTGcaggagggcgacggcgagtgggacgacgacgacgatgccgaggacgacgacgaggaagaggatggcgatgtcgacaTGGAGGAttga